The following nucleotide sequence is from bacterium BMS3Abin08.
TCCTTTTTGAGGTTTACATAGCGCTTTACGAACTTCGGCACGAACCTCTCAAAAAGGCCGAGGACATCGTGAGTGACAAGAACCTGCCCGTCACAATAAGGACCGGCCCCGATACCGATAGTCGGTATGGTGAGTGTACCGGTAATCTCCCTTGCAAGGGCCATCGGGATGGCTTCAAGAACAATGCCGAAGGCACCTGCTTCCTGGAGGGCCAGCGCATCCTCGATGAGCTGTTTTCCCGACTCATCAGTCCTTCCCTGGATCCTGTATCCTCCCATCCTGTGTATGGACTGGGGTGTAAGACCTATATGCGCCAGAACCGGTATGTCCGACCTTACCATGGCATTGATCTTTCCGGCAACCTCTGAGCCACCCTCAATCTTTATGGCCTGGGCACCACCTTCCTTGATAAACCTGCCTGCGTTCCTTACCGCATCCTCCACAGAGACCTGGTATGACATAAAGGGCATATCACCAATCACCATTGAACGCTCCGCTGCCCTTGCCACCATCCTGGTGTGGTATATCATCTCGTCCATGGTAACGGGAAGGGTGTTCTCCAGCCCCTGCACCACCATGGCAAGGGAATCACCCACAAGCATGGCATCGACACCGCCCTCATCCACTATCCTTGCAAAGGGGTAATCATAGGCAGTGAGCATCGTTATCTTCTTTCCCTCCGACTTCTTCTTAAGAAAGTCGTTAATTGTCACTCTCCCCATAAGTCCACTCCTTCTTCCGACGAATATTCAAGATTCATACGCCTGATATTACAAGAGCCCCGCTCTCTCCATGATGTCAGGCACCCTGTCCTCCATGCCAATGGCCATGATATGAACACCGTCACAGATACCCTCTTCCTTCAGTTGCCTGATATGCCTTGCACAGATGCTGAGTCCCGTATCAAGGGCCTTCTCCTTACCGGCCTCCTTCAGTTCATCTATAAGTTCCTGCGGCACCACGATGCCCGGCACATAATTGTTAAGGAACTTTGCCATCCCGGCGCCCTTCAGCACCACAAGACCTGCCATCACCTTTACAGAAA
It contains:
- the panB gene encoding 3-methyl-2-oxobutanoate hydroxymethyltransferase, which encodes MGRVTINDFLKKKSEGKKITMLTAYDYPFARIVDEGGVDAMLVGDSLAMVVQGLENTLPVTMDEMIYHTRMVARAAERSMVIGDMPFMSYQVSVEDAVRNAGRFIKEGGAQAIKIEGGSEVAGKINAMVRSDIPVLAHIGLTPQSIHRMGGYRIQGRTDESGKQLIEDALALQEAGAFGIVLEAIPMALAREITGTLTIPTIGIGAGPYCDGQVLVTHDVLGLFERFVPKFVKRYVNLKKEAVDAIGRYREDVENGDFPGEEHGFK